In one Ornithorhynchus anatinus isolate Pmale09 chromosome 19, mOrnAna1.pri.v4, whole genome shotgun sequence genomic region, the following are encoded:
- the CHRM3 gene encoding muscarinic acetylcholine receptor M3 isoform X1, giving the protein MSQAGTVQRSVLSNCYNFHHGSSGSAFSPVVACTVTELHIGFQNRSSTRIAPPDPVDRFDASTWNRLCQRAAAMGQHDPTSSSFSNGSAPWPRDVPPSGLAPGVPAPFGGAANASRPPDPLGGHAVWQVVFIAFLTGVLALVTIVGNILVIVAFKVNKQLKTVNNYFLLSLACADLIIGVISMNLFTTYIIMDRWALGDLACDLWLSVDYVASNASVMNLLVISFDRYFSVTRPLTYRAKRTTKRAGVMIGLAWVVSFVLWAPAILFWQYFVGKRTVPPDKCFIQFLSEPVITFGTAIAAFYLPVTIMTALYWRIYKETEKRTQELAGLQASAGEGEEARFVPPAGGSRSCSGGYEPPAPPWGRTRTPRRKAGRCRFWFATWSPGADPADQDRSSSDSWNNNGDAAGSPDNSAASSDEDEDDEDDEDDEEDLGSETRAIYSIVLKLPGHGGGAILNSAKPPSGRGSRGAGRGRGRPAGERPRPQTGPADGGGFSGPTLRPGQGAVSPGPGGGGPPPSAAAALPLSFKEATLAKRFALKTRSQITKRKRMSLIKEKKAAQTLSAILLAFIITWTPYNIMVLVNTFCDSCIPQAFWNLGYWLCYINSTVNPVCYALCNKTFRTTFKMLLLCRCDRHRRRRQQYQQRPAVVFHKRVTRQAVA; this is encoded by the coding sequence ACTATGTCAGAGAGCCGCCGCGATGGGCCAGCACGACCCCACCTCTTCGTCCTTCTCCAACGGCAGCGCCCCCTGGCCCCGGGACGTCCCCCCCTCGGGGCtggccccgggggtcccggctccCTTCGGGGGCGCCGCCAACGCCTCCCGGCCCCCTGACCCGCTGGGGGGCCACGCGGTCTGGCAGGTGGTCTTCATCGCCTTCCTGACGGGCGTCCTGGCCCTGGTGACCATCGTGGGGAACATCCTGGTCATCGTGGCCTTCAAGGTGAACAAGCAGCTGAAGACGGTGAACAACTACTTCCTGCTCAGCCTGGCCTGCGCCGACCTGATCATCGGGGTCATCTCCATGAACCTCTTCACCACCTACATCATCATGGACCGCTGGGCCCTGGGCGACCTGGCCTGCGACCTGTGGCTCTCGGTGGACTACGTGGCCAGCAACGCCTCGGTCATGAACCTGCTGGTCATCAGCTTCGACCGCTACTTCTCCGTCACCCGGCCCCTGACCTACCGGGCCAAGCGGACCACCAAGAGGGCGGGCGTGATGATCGGGCTGGCCTGGGTGGTGTCGTTCGTGCTCTGGGCCCCCGCCATCTTGTTCTGGCAGTACTTCGTCGGGAAGCGGACGGTCCCCCCGGACAAGTGCTTCATCCAGTTCCTCAGCGAGCCGGTCATCACCTTCGGCACGGCCATCGCGGCCTTCTACCTGCCGGTCACCATCATGACCGCGCTCTACTGGAGGATCTACAAGGAGACGGAGAAGCGCACCCAGGAGCTGGCCGGCCTGCAGGCCTCGGCCGGCGAGGGCGAGGAGGCCCGCTTCGTCCCGCCGGCGGGCGGCTCGCGCAGCTGCAGCGGCGGCTAcgagccgccggccccgccgtggGGGCGGACGCGGACCCCCCGCCGCAAAGCGGGCCGCTGCCGCTTCTGGTTCGCCACCTGGAGTCCCGGCGCCGACCCCGCGGACCAGGACCGGAGCAGCAGCGACAGCTGGAACAACAACGGCGACGCGGCCGGCTCCCCCGACAACTCGGCCGCCTCCtccgacgaggacgaggacgacgaggacgacgaggacgacgaggaggacctCGGCTCCGAGACCCGGGCCATCTACTCCATCGTGCTCAAGCTCCCGGGCCACGGCGGCGGGGCCATCCTCAACTCCGCCAAGCCGCCgtcgggccgggggtcccggggggccggccgggggcgggggaggccggccggggaGAGGCCGCGGCCCCAGACGGGGCCGGCCGACGGCGGGGGCTTCTCCGGGCCGACCCTccggccggggcagggggccgtctcccccgggcccggcgggggcggccccccgccctccgccgccgccgccttgccCCTGTCCTTCAAGGAGGCCACCCTGGCTAAGCGGTTCGCCCTCAAGACCCGCAGCCAGATCACCAAGCGCAAGCGGATGTCCCTCATCAAGGAGAAGAAGGCGGCCCAGACCCTCAGCGCCATCCTGCTGGCCTTCATCATCACCTGGACCCCCTACAACATCATGGTGCTGGTCAACACCTTCTGCGACAGCTGCATCCCCCAGGCCTTCTGGAACCTGGGCTACTGGCTCTGCTACATCAACAGCACCGTCAACCCCGTCTGCTACGCGCTCTGCAACAAGACCTTCCGGACCACCTTCAAGATGCTGCTGCTCTGCCGCTGCGACCGACACCGGCGCCGGAGACAGCAGTACCAGCAGCGGCCGGCCGTCGTGTTCCACAAACGGGTGACCCGCCAGGCGGTGGCCTAG
- the CHRM3 gene encoding muscarinic acetylcholine receptor M3 isoform X2 — protein sequence MGQHDPTSSSFSNGSAPWPRDVPPSGLAPGVPAPFGGAANASRPPDPLGGHAVWQVVFIAFLTGVLALVTIVGNILVIVAFKVNKQLKTVNNYFLLSLACADLIIGVISMNLFTTYIIMDRWALGDLACDLWLSVDYVASNASVMNLLVISFDRYFSVTRPLTYRAKRTTKRAGVMIGLAWVVSFVLWAPAILFWQYFVGKRTVPPDKCFIQFLSEPVITFGTAIAAFYLPVTIMTALYWRIYKETEKRTQELAGLQASAGEGEEARFVPPAGGSRSCSGGYEPPAPPWGRTRTPRRKAGRCRFWFATWSPGADPADQDRSSSDSWNNNGDAAGSPDNSAASSDEDEDDEDDEDDEEDLGSETRAIYSIVLKLPGHGGGAILNSAKPPSGRGSRGAGRGRGRPAGERPRPQTGPADGGGFSGPTLRPGQGAVSPGPGGGGPPPSAAAALPLSFKEATLAKRFALKTRSQITKRKRMSLIKEKKAAQTLSAILLAFIITWTPYNIMVLVNTFCDSCIPQAFWNLGYWLCYINSTVNPVCYALCNKTFRTTFKMLLLCRCDRHRRRRQQYQQRPAVVFHKRVTRQAVA from the coding sequence ATGGGCCAGCACGACCCCACCTCTTCGTCCTTCTCCAACGGCAGCGCCCCCTGGCCCCGGGACGTCCCCCCCTCGGGGCtggccccgggggtcccggctccCTTCGGGGGCGCCGCCAACGCCTCCCGGCCCCCTGACCCGCTGGGGGGCCACGCGGTCTGGCAGGTGGTCTTCATCGCCTTCCTGACGGGCGTCCTGGCCCTGGTGACCATCGTGGGGAACATCCTGGTCATCGTGGCCTTCAAGGTGAACAAGCAGCTGAAGACGGTGAACAACTACTTCCTGCTCAGCCTGGCCTGCGCCGACCTGATCATCGGGGTCATCTCCATGAACCTCTTCACCACCTACATCATCATGGACCGCTGGGCCCTGGGCGACCTGGCCTGCGACCTGTGGCTCTCGGTGGACTACGTGGCCAGCAACGCCTCGGTCATGAACCTGCTGGTCATCAGCTTCGACCGCTACTTCTCCGTCACCCGGCCCCTGACCTACCGGGCCAAGCGGACCACCAAGAGGGCGGGCGTGATGATCGGGCTGGCCTGGGTGGTGTCGTTCGTGCTCTGGGCCCCCGCCATCTTGTTCTGGCAGTACTTCGTCGGGAAGCGGACGGTCCCCCCGGACAAGTGCTTCATCCAGTTCCTCAGCGAGCCGGTCATCACCTTCGGCACGGCCATCGCGGCCTTCTACCTGCCGGTCACCATCATGACCGCGCTCTACTGGAGGATCTACAAGGAGACGGAGAAGCGCACCCAGGAGCTGGCCGGCCTGCAGGCCTCGGCCGGCGAGGGCGAGGAGGCCCGCTTCGTCCCGCCGGCGGGCGGCTCGCGCAGCTGCAGCGGCGGCTAcgagccgccggccccgccgtggGGGCGGACGCGGACCCCCCGCCGCAAAGCGGGCCGCTGCCGCTTCTGGTTCGCCACCTGGAGTCCCGGCGCCGACCCCGCGGACCAGGACCGGAGCAGCAGCGACAGCTGGAACAACAACGGCGACGCGGCCGGCTCCCCCGACAACTCGGCCGCCTCCtccgacgaggacgaggacgacgaggacgacgaggacgacgaggaggacctCGGCTCCGAGACCCGGGCCATCTACTCCATCGTGCTCAAGCTCCCGGGCCACGGCGGCGGGGCCATCCTCAACTCCGCCAAGCCGCCgtcgggccgggggtcccggggggccggccgggggcgggggaggccggccggggaGAGGCCGCGGCCCCAGACGGGGCCGGCCGACGGCGGGGGCTTCTCCGGGCCGACCCTccggccggggcagggggccgtctcccccgggcccggcgggggcggccccccgccctccgccgccgccgccttgccCCTGTCCTTCAAGGAGGCCACCCTGGCTAAGCGGTTCGCCCTCAAGACCCGCAGCCAGATCACCAAGCGCAAGCGGATGTCCCTCATCAAGGAGAAGAAGGCGGCCCAGACCCTCAGCGCCATCCTGCTGGCCTTCATCATCACCTGGACCCCCTACAACATCATGGTGCTGGTCAACACCTTCTGCGACAGCTGCATCCCCCAGGCCTTCTGGAACCTGGGCTACTGGCTCTGCTACATCAACAGCACCGTCAACCCCGTCTGCTACGCGCTCTGCAACAAGACCTTCCGGACCACCTTCAAGATGCTGCTGCTCTGCCGCTGCGACCGACACCGGCGCCGGAGACAGCAGTACCAGCAGCGGCCGGCCGTCGTGTTCCACAAACGGGTGACCCGCCAGGCGGTGGCCTAG